Within Winogradskyella helgolandensis, the genomic segment ACGTTGCTGATCTTGTTGTTTCTGAGCTTGGTCATAAGCGTCACCATGTTGCCAATTTTCTCCGTATTTATCGTATTTTTTTCGATTTTCATCGTTACTCAATACTTCATTGGCTTCATTTACTTTTTTAAATTGTAATTCAGCGTCTTTATCATTGGCGTTTAAATCTGGATGATATTTTCTTGCCAACTTTCGATAGGCTTTTTTTATATCCGTTTTGGTTGCCGTTTTATCTACACCAAGTATTTTATAATAATCAATAAATGCCATAATTTGGAATATTAAATAGCGCTTAGCTAAGTTACTAATTTTTTAGCCTAATTTATAGAAATCACTGTTAAGATATATGTAATAAATGAGGTTTGGAATCAATCATAATAGCTTATTTATACATGCTTTAGCGTCTTATTGTAGTGAAAGAAAAGTAGATGTTAATGCTAATTTTTTATATTTATAAAAAATTACAATATGATTATAAAACTACGCCAAAAAAAACTTTCCTTTTTTATTGTTTTCTTAATAGCTTTTGTAGTTCATGATGTTGAAGCTCAGATATTTGATCGTGTGGAAGAGGTTGTCGGTTTGGGAATACTTGAAGAGAACAATGGTGTGGCAGTCGCGGACTATGATGGTGATGGTGATCTAGATATTTTTGTTGTAGCTAAAGCAAACGACGATCCTAATAGTCCAAAAACAATAAGTCGCTTATTTCAAAATAATAATGATGGCACATTTACGGATGTTACAGATGGTGCTGGTTTTATTAATTTATTGGTGCAAGGAGAAGGAGGAAGTGAATATTTTGGTTTAGACGGAAATAAAAGTGGTGCGTTTTGGGGAGATTTTAATAATGATGGCTTTCCTGATTTATTCTTAACCAATTCTTTAAAAGTACAATTATGGAAAAATTTAGGAAACGGAACTTTTGCAAATATTACTTTAAATGCAGGTTTTCAGCCTACTAATCTATGTAGATATACTGGTGCAACGTGGTTTGATTATAATAATGACGGTCTTTTAGATATTTATATTAATGATTGGAATGGCTGTGGTAGTAATCAACTCTATAGAAACAATGGAAATGAAACGTTTACAGATGTTACTGTTTTAACCGAACTTTTTACTAATGAAGGTAGACCAAGTTACACAGCATTGCCATTTGATTTTAATGAAGATGGTTTCATGGATTTATTGGTGTCAAATGACTTAAGTAAAGCTAATTATCTATATATAAATAATAATGGTAGCACATTTACAGATGAAGCCGTTACTTATGGTGCAAATACCATGGGAGATGATATGGGAATTGCCATGGCTGATTATAATAATGATGGTTATTTTGATATTTTTATTACTGCAATAGATCAAAATTTCTTTCTTAATAATGATGGTGATAATACATTCACCGAAATGGCCGTTGATTTTGAAATTAACAATACAGGATGGTCCTGGGGAGTGAAATTTTCAGATTTTGATTTAGACGGTGATGAAGATTTATATATAGTGAATGGTTTTGATTTTGGAAACAGATATGCAGAACCAAATTTTTACTACAGAAGCAGTTTTGCTCAAGGTGAGGATAAATTTGAGGATGTGTCATCTCAATTAGAATTAAACGAAGTAACCACGAGTGTCGAGGCTATTGATTGGGATTATGATAACGATGGTGATATTGATTTATTTGTAACGAATAGCAATAGCGAATCATTTTTATACGAAAACAAAACATTAAATTTTGATACTACAGATTCAGATATACATTTTTTTAAAATTAAATTAGAAGGAACAGCTTCTAATCGCGATGCTATAGGTACAATTTTAACTATAACTACAGCAAATGGAACTTTAAAACGTAATTATTCTGGTATTGGAGTATTAAGTCAGAGCTTACAACCGGTTCATTTTGGTTTGGGAGAAGCGTCTAACATTTTATCATTGGAAATAAAATGGCCTTCAGGTCTTGTTGAAACCTTTCTTAATTTAACTGTAGATACGACTATAAAAGCAACAGAAGGCCAAGGTTATGAGGTGTTGGATGTTATTCCAAGTCAGAAAATATATGGTTGTACAGATGCTTTGTCTTGTACTTACAATCCTAATGCTACAATTAATGATGACTCTTGTACTTATTTAGCATCCAATACTATTTTAGGTAATTTATCATCATCATTTTTAGCCACGGAAACTTACAGTTGTAGCATTGGTAGTGCATCTATAGCAAATTGGATAGTGTCTGGTGGTGAAATAATAAGTGGTCAAGGTACAGATACAATTACAGTGAAATGGCATTTAGAAGAATCGGGTTCAGTCTCTGTAATAGAAGTTAGTGAGCAATGCAATAGTTTACAAACATCAGTTCAAGTGAGTTTAGGAATCGATAATCTTCCTGAAGATGTCTCTATTGCTCGTTTATGGAATGAGGCTTTGTTGCAAGCTATTAGAAAGGATTATGCAAGGCCAACCATTCATGCTAGAAATTTGTTTCATTCCAGTGTTGCGATGTATGATATTTGGGCAATTTACGATGATGTAGCTACACCTTATTTAATAGGAAATACAGTACATGGATTTCATAGCACATTAGACGATTTTGTACCATCAGAAAGCATAGAAGAATCTAAAAAAATAGCCATAAGTTTTGCGATGTACCGTTTGTTGTCTCATCGTTTTCAAAACTCTCCAAATCTAGAGGTTACTCAAGCTAGATTTGAGTTGTTAATGGATAAATTAGGCTACGATACATCATTTACATCATTGTTGTATGATGATGGAGATGCGGCAGCTTTAGGTAATTTTGTAGGGCAAACTTTAATCGATTATGGTATGCAAGATGGTTCAAGGGAGGCGACGGGTTATGATAATGCTTATTATGAACCCATTAACCAACCGTATGCTTTAGATTTGTTTTATAATGCGCCAATTAATGACCCTAATCGTTGGCAACCATTAGCTTTAGAGACTTTTATAGACCAGAGTGGTAATCTTGTAGATGGTAGTGTTCCTCCGTTTCTAAGTCCAGAATGGGGAAATGTATCTTCTTTTGCATTAACAGATGAAGATAAAACGACATATGAAAGAGACGGAGATATATATAATGTGTATCACGATCCTTCAAATCCACCAAATATTAGTGTTACAGAGAATACACCTGAAAGTCAGGCCTATAAATGGGGCTTTTCAATGGTATCCGTTTGGCAATCGCATTTAGATCCGACCGATAATGTAATGTGGGATATTTCCCCAAGTTCTATTGGAAACGTGGATATAAGTACATTTCCAACAAATTATGTGGACTATCCTGATTATTACGATTTTATTGAAGGGGGAGCTAATAGTCACGGACACGCTATAAATCCAGTCACTGGTAATGCGTACGAGCCTAATATTGTGCCTCGTGGTGATTATGCTAGAGTCTTAGCAGAATTTTGGGCAGATGGTCCAGATTCTGAAACGCCACCAGGCCATTGGTTTACCTTGTTGAATTATGTGAACGACCACCCTCAATTTGAAAAACGTTTCAAAGGAGAAGGGGATGTTCTAGATCCTCTAGAATGGGATGTAAAGTCTTACTTTATATTAGGTGGTGGTATGCATGATGCTGCAATTGCAGGATGGAGTATAAAAGGATGGTATGATTATATTAGACCCATTTCAGCACTTCGATATATGGCAGAACAAGGTCAAAGTACAGATCCGTCCCTAGATAATTATAATGTTTCAGGAATAGAATTAGTTGATGGTTATATTGAAGTGGTTGAAGAAGGTGATCCATTAGCTGGGTATTTTGATATGGATGTTGGAAAAATAAAGCTGTATTCTTGGAAGGGTCACGATTATATAAGTAACACCGAAACAGACCAAGCAGGAGTCGGTTGGATTTTAGCTGAAGATTGGTATCCCTACCAAAGACCAACATTTGTAACACCACCTTTTGCAGGTTTTGTATCTGGCCACTCTACATATTCTAGAGCTGCTGCAGAATTAATGACTATGATGACTGGTGATGAATTTTTCCCAGGAGGTTTAGCTGAATTTGTAGCAAAAAAGAATGAATTTTTAGTCTTTGAAGAAGGACCATCACAAGACGTTGTGCTACAATGGGCGACGTATAGAGATGCATCAGATCAAACAAGTTTAAGCCGAATTTGGGGAGGAATCCATCCTCCTGCAGATGATATTCCTGGTCGATTTATTGGTCAAGCTGTGGCTGAAGAGTCCTTTAGTTTTGCCGTTCCATACTTTGAAGGCGAGGCCTTACATTTTGATGAAGACGTTTTGAATATCGGCGTGTATCCAAACCCAACAACAAACAATGAACTAAATATTTCAAATACAAATACTAATGATGTTATTACAGTATTTGATATGAGAGGACGAAAAATTGAAATACAAGATAGCCGTTATGATGGGCCTACAAAGACAACAACTATAAAGTTAACTGGTGCAGAAACAGGTTTATATTTATTGAAAGTTAATACCTATTCTAAGATGATTGTGGTTAATAATTAATCCTAATAACTCGTAAAATCAATTTTTATCCCTGTTTTGGTTTGCCCTTCAATAGTTAGGTTTTGCTTTTTGATGATGGCTTTTAATGTGTCTGTTATCTCGGTATTGCCTTGTTTTAAGATGTAGCTGAAATTTACCTGAGAGGTAGAATCATTTACGGATTGTAAGTTTCCTATTTGTTGTATATTAGATATAGTTGGAAAATTAGGCTTATCTGAGTCATCCAAAATTAAATTCTGAATAATTATTGAACTTGATAGTTTAGTCGTTTCAAAATCTGAATTCCTTTCCGATAAGTAAACCAAATCATAACTATTCTGCAGTTTTTCTTCAATAATGTTCAATTCACTAAAATTTGGTTTTTCAAGGTCAAAAGTATTTATAGCACCATTTTCTGAATCATCCATTTCTGAATATTGAATAGACTTTTCATTAGATGCATTGTTGCAATTAAGTAGTAGTACTAAAATTAAAAGAGTTAAATAGCGTTTCATTCTACAATAAATTTAAGTTTCACAATTTTACCATCAACATAGGTTTTACTTAAAATTTTCATCTGTTTTAAACTTTTGGTTGGTGTGGTAAGTTTATTAATAAATTCATTTTTTGTATATAATTCTATGCCTATATCATTTGGGAAAACTTGATAAATTAAGGCCTCACTAGAAAAAATAGTATCGAGATTTGATCTATGTGCTTTCCAATCTATTATGTTTTTATTAGAATAGTAATCTAGCATCAACGCATAATCATCTGTGTCTAATTTTACGTTGCCATTGTCTATGTTTTTAATGGATTTTACAATGGTGTCTGTTTTATGATAGGGAGACTGTACTACAAATTTTATATAATCTGCCTCGGTTGTATAACTAAAACAACCGTTGGTATTAGATTTTAAGTATGTAGGTGTGTCATCAATATTCAATATTTTTATGTCTAAAGTTATGGAGTTTATAGGTTGCCCTTTAATATCATCTATAAAACAAATGGTATAGGTATGATTTCTGTTGCTAAGCCAAACACCTGCTAAAAGGGTTAAAAGTAGAAAGAGTAATACATAAAATTTTAGAGCTTTAGATTTTTGGCTAGTTGGTTTACTGTTCGTGATTTTAAAATCTGACCAACTTTTAAAACCAACATAAGTACTCAATAAATTAAGCATGTCAATTCTTGGTAATTTTTCAACATCATTTTTAAAATAGGTGTAAAACCATTTTTCGCTGACTCTTGCTTTAACACTATCAAACAAGTCTTCTTGAAACATTACAATCTCATTTCCGCTCCAATCTTTAACAGATTTAGATGCATTATGCTTCTTAAGAAACGTTTTTATAACCAATTCTTTAAGAGAAATAAATATTTTTAAGTCGTTAGAATTCAATATTTAAAGTGCTTTAATGGATTTGTTTTTAGTATTGTACACGTTTTACAATTGTTTTACAACAGCTTTACAATTGGTGATTCGCGTTTCCATATAGATTTGATTAAAATCTTAAAAATAAAACATTATGAAACGTAAATCATTAAAAACAGTATTAATCTTATGGAGTGTAGCTATACTTTTAGTGGCATGTCATCAATCAGAGTCGTCAGAAAATTTTGCTTTAAAAAGTGTTGATGTTGAAGCCAATTTCGAAGCAGTTGAAATTGACGACGTTGAATCTAACGACAACTCTATTCCGGAATTTAAAAATTTAAAAATCATAAAATCAGCAAATGTAAGATACAAGGTTACAGATGTTAAAATTGCAACGGAACGCGTCAAACATATTTCACATGCTTATAATTCTTATATATCAGATTTACGATTTGAAAATAATCTTTATAAAAAAGAGAATCGATTCACTTTAAAAGTGCCTTCTAAAGATTTTGATATTATTATGGACTCTATAAGTAGTGTCGCAGAATTTATTGAATATGAAAATATAACCACAAAAGACGTTACTTCAGAATTTATAGATGTTGAAGCTAGATTAAAAACTAAATTTGAAGTGAAAGAACGTTACGAAACTATTCTTAGAACCAAAGCCAAAAGTGTCGAGGATTTATTAGGTGTTGAAGAAAAATTACAACGTATTCAAGAAGAAATCGAATCGAGTCAAGGACAATTAAAATACTTAACTAATAAAGTCGCCTTTAGTACTATTCAAATCGATTTATACGAAACCGTTGAATACAAAGAAGAACCAGAACATTATAAAAAAACGTTTGTTGCGGAAATAAAAGAAGGTTTTACTTCTGGTTGGGATATTTTAAAATTGTTTTTTGTTGGTTTAGTATATATTTGGCCGTTTATTGTAATTGGGATTGTAGTTTTTATTTTGATTAAGAAAAGAGTGAAAAAATAATAATTTAACGCTTATTTTTGTTTGAATGCAAATACAGCTTTTAAATTTTATTCCTGCTGAGGCACAACCAATGATTACAGAGCTTTTGGCTGTAGATAATTTGACGGTTAAAGTGAAAAATGAACGTAAAACACGTCATGGAGATTATAGGGAATTACCAAATGGTAAGCATCAAATAACCGTAAATTCTAATCTGAATTCGTATCGGTTTTTAATCACATTAATTCATGAAGTTGCTCATTTTGAAACTTATAAAAACTACGGAAGGTTTATTAAGCCGCATGGAAAAGAGTGGAAGCAAACCTTTCAGCATTTAATGTTACCATTTTTACGTCCTGAAATCTTTCCTAATGAATTATTACCATTATTAGCGAAACATTTTAAAAACCCAAAAGCGTCGAGCGATACAGATACGCAGCTCGCCTATGCCTTAAAGCAATTTGACGAAAGTAACGATAAGACCTATGTATTTGAAGTACCTTTGAATACAACCTTTAAGTTATACAATGGTAGAGTGTTCAAAAAGGGAAGTAAAAGAAGAAAACGCTATGAATGTGTAGAAATTAACTCGGGTAAATTATATTTGTTTAATCCTAACGCAGAAGTTGAATTATTAGAAGAATGAAAAATAAAAATTATTACGCCATACTTATGGCAGGTGGAGTAGGTTCAAGATTTTGGCCAGTAAGTACACAAGATTTTCCTAAACAGTTTCACGATATGCTAGGAACAGGAGATACGTTGATACAAAAAACATTTAACCGTCTGGCAGAATTAATTCCAGAAGAAAATATTTTTATATTAACTAATGAACGTTACAATGATCTTGTTTTTGAACAATTACCTAACGTCACAAAACGACAAGTAGTTTTAGAGCCTGCAATGCGAAATACAGCACCTTGTATATTATATGCAGCTTTAAAAATTCAGAAAGAAAATGAAGATGCTGTGATGATTGTGGCGCCTAGTGACCATTGGATAGAAGATGAGCAAGCTTTTTCTAATAATGTAAAAACAGCCTTTGATTATTGCGAATCTAATGATGCGTTGATGACTTTGGGTATCACACCAACTTTCCCAAATACGGGTTATGGTTATATTGAATATGATAAAACGGCAACATCAGAAATAAAGCAAGTCAGACAATTTAGAGAAAAACCAGATTATGAAACAGCAAAATCGTTTATAAGTCAAGGAAATTTTTTATGGAATGCTGGGATTTTTATGTGGAGTGCTAAATCGGTTATTTCTGCCTTTAAGAACAATCAGCCAAAATTATTTGAGTTGTTTGAAAGTGGTTACGCTGTTTATAACACTGAGTTTGAAGATGAATTTATAAAAGAGAATTACCAAAAAGCTGAAAATATATCTGTCGATTACGCATTGATGGAAAAGAGCGATAATGTATTTGTTATTCCGGCAACTTTCGATTGGAATGACCTAGGTACTTGGGGAAGTCTTTATGATAAATTAGATAAAGATGACAACAATAATGCGATTGTAAATGCAAAGACTTTATTGGAAGATGCAAATGGGAATATGATTCGGTCTAAACACGATAAAATAGTGGTTGTAGACGGACTAAAAGATTACATAATTGTTGATAAAGATGAAGTTTTACTTATCTTTCCTAAAGCAAAGGAACAAGATATAAAAAAAGTACTTCAAAATGTGAAAGCTAATTTTGGAGAAGAATATGGATAACCATTTTGCATAAGATATTTAAAATTGTAAATAATTAATGTTGATTCCTTAATCCTGGATTTTGGAATTTAATATTTGGATTTTTTTCTAGAACTATGAGTGACGAAAATAAATTTAATTTTTCTGAAGAAGAGCAGCAGCAAATTACCAACGAGATGAATAAGGAAGCTGCAGTTGAAGAAAAGAAAGACGCTGTAAAAAAAGATGCTCAGGGCTTGTTTGCAAGTGTTAAAACGTTTTTAAGCGAACTACTCGATTTTAGAGAGGATACAGATAGAGATGCCACCATTACAGCAATAAAAGCTGATATACCTTTTAAAGGAGCAACAGCTTGGATTTTGGTCTGCTCTATTTTTGTGGCTTCTGTGGGTCTTAATGCCGATTCTACAGCTGTTGTGATTGGTGCCATGTTAATTTCCCCATTAATGGGACCCATATTAGGAATAGGTTTGTCTATTGCGATCAATGATATTGATACTTTAAAAAAGTCGCTTATCAATTTGGCAACAATGATTGTTCTAAGTTTGTTAACGGCATTTTTATTCTTTTATTTATTTCCACTTAGTGAAGATACCAATGAGTTAATGGGACGAACGCGTCCTGATATTCGTGATGTTCTTATTGCCTTTTTTGGTGGTTTAGCCTTAATCATAGCACGTACCAAAAAGGGGACTATTGCCTCGGTTATATTTGGTGTGGCTATTGCTACAGCATTAATGCCGCCATTATGTACGGCTGGTTATGGTTTGGCTATAGGTAATTGGCAATTTTTTGGTGGAGCTATGTATTTATTCACCATAAACACCATATTTATTGCTTTAGCCACGTTTTTGGTGTTAAAAATATTGCGTTTCCCAATGCTTAAATACGCGAATTCTGCAAAAAGAAAACGTACGTCTAGAGTCGCAATGGGAGTAGCAATTGTAGTAATGATTCCTGCTATATGGACGTTTTTAACAGTCCTAAATGAGAGTAAAATTAATCGAGATTATCAAGCTTTTCTTAAGTCTGAAATTCATGAAAACCGCAGCTTATGGCTATATGACGAAGATCTTGATATGGACGCCAAAACGATGAACCTATATTTTAATGGAGAAATTAGTGACGAGATGGTGTCTGCTTTACAGAATTCTAAAAATGAATCTGTAGATTTAAAAGAGTTTAAGTTAGTTATTAATGCAAACAAAACTAGAAGTACCGATCGTTTAGCAGAATCGTTGGATAGAGCCTATGCTGATTTAGATCGAAAAGATAATATCATTGATGGTCTTCAGAGTCAGATAGAGGCCTTACAATCCAATATTTCAAACTTAAATAAAGTTATAGAATCTAAAGATACCAATAAGAACGCGGTGTCATTTAGTGCCTTGTCTCGTGATGCTAAAATTAAATTTAGTGATTTAGAGTATTTTGGTTACGCTAAAATGTTAGAGTCAAAAGATTTTATAAATATTGATACGATAACCGTTGCTAATGTAAGGTGGAAAGTAAAACTTGCTGATAGTCTAGTTTTATCAAAAGAACGCGATTTACAAAAATGGCTTAAGAATGAATTAAAAGTAGATACGGTATTTATAAAGCGAAATTAAAAATTATTCGCTTTCTTCAAGATACATTTTACGTACTTTTCTAAATAATTCAGAAGAATAAACAAAGTTGGTTACGGCTTCGTTATCGGTTCTAAATATCGTTTCACTAGAACCTTCCCATTCTAATAGCCCATTTTTTAGAAAAACGATTTTTTCTCCAATTTCCATCACCGAGTTCATATCATGTGTGTTGACTACTGTAGTGATATTGAATTCATCTGTTATTTCTTGAATTAAGTTATCAATAACTATAGCTGTTTTAGGATCTAGACCAGAGTTTGGTTCATCACAAAAGAGATATTTAGGCCTATTAACTATAGCTCTAGCAATAGCAACGCGCTTTTGCATACCACCTGAAGCTTCACTTGGCATTTTTTTGTGAGCGTCATCTAAGTTAACACGTTTTAAAACTTCGTCAACACGATCCTCCATTTCGCTTTTACTTTGTTTTGTGAACATGCGTAGAGGAAACATTACATTTTCTGCAATGGTCATGGAATCAAACAAGGCGCTACCTTGAAAAACCATTCCCATTTCTGACCGTAAGTTTGTTTTTTCGTTTCGTGATAATTTGCTAAAATTTTTACCTTCGTACGAAATAGAACCACTTTCATATTCAAACAGTCCAAGTAGGCATTTTAAGAAAACCGTTTTACCAGAGCCACTCTGGCCAATAACTAAGTTGGTTTTTCCTTTTTCAAAAGATGTCGTTATGCCTTTTAAAATTTGAGTATCTCCAAACGATTTCTTTAAG encodes:
- a CDS encoding DUF389 domain-containing protein — its product is MSDENKFNFSEEEQQQITNEMNKEAAVEEKKDAVKKDAQGLFASVKTFLSELLDFREDTDRDATITAIKADIPFKGATAWILVCSIFVASVGLNADSTAVVIGAMLISPLMGPILGIGLSIAINDIDTLKKSLINLATMIVLSLLTAFLFFYLFPLSEDTNELMGRTRPDIRDVLIAFFGGLALIIARTKKGTIASVIFGVAIATALMPPLCTAGYGLAIGNWQFFGGAMYLFTINTIFIALATFLVLKILRFPMLKYANSAKRKRTSRVAMGVAIVVMIPAIWTFLTVLNESKINRDYQAFLKSEIHENRSLWLYDEDLDMDAKTMNLYFNGEISDEMVSALQNSKNESVDLKEFKLVINANKTRSTDRLAESLDRAYADLDRKDNIIDGLQSQIEALQSNISNLNKVIESKDTNKNAVSFSALSRDAKIKFSDLEYFGYAKMLESKDFINIDTITVANVRWKVKLADSLVLSKERDLQKWLKNELKVDTVFIKRN
- a CDS encoding mannose-1-phosphate guanylyltransferase produces the protein MKNKNYYAILMAGGVGSRFWPVSTQDFPKQFHDMLGTGDTLIQKTFNRLAELIPEENIFILTNERYNDLVFEQLPNVTKRQVVLEPAMRNTAPCILYAALKIQKENEDAVMIVAPSDHWIEDEQAFSNNVKTAFDYCESNDALMTLGITPTFPNTGYGYIEYDKTATSEIKQVRQFREKPDYETAKSFISQGNFLWNAGIFMWSAKSVISAFKNNQPKLFELFESGYAVYNTEFEDEFIKENYQKAENISVDYALMEKSDNVFVIPATFDWNDLGTWGSLYDKLDKDDNNNAIVNAKTLLEDANGNMIRSKHDKIVVVDGLKDYIIVDKDEVLLIFPKAKEQDIKKVLQNVKANFGEEYG
- a CDS encoding SprT-like domain-containing protein — translated: MQIQLLNFIPAEAQPMITELLAVDNLTVKVKNERKTRHGDYRELPNGKHQITVNSNLNSYRFLITLIHEVAHFETYKNYGRFIKPHGKEWKQTFQHLMLPFLRPEIFPNELLPLLAKHFKNPKASSDTDTQLAYALKQFDESNDKTYVFEVPLNTTFKLYNGRVFKKGSKRRKRYECVEINSGKLYLFNPNAEVELLEE
- a CDS encoding FG-GAP-like repeat-containing protein; its protein translation is MIIKLRQKKLSFFIVFLIAFVVHDVEAQIFDRVEEVVGLGILEENNGVAVADYDGDGDLDIFVVAKANDDPNSPKTISRLFQNNNDGTFTDVTDGAGFINLLVQGEGGSEYFGLDGNKSGAFWGDFNNDGFPDLFLTNSLKVQLWKNLGNGTFANITLNAGFQPTNLCRYTGATWFDYNNDGLLDIYINDWNGCGSNQLYRNNGNETFTDVTVLTELFTNEGRPSYTALPFDFNEDGFMDLLVSNDLSKANYLYINNNGSTFTDEAVTYGANTMGDDMGIAMADYNNDGYFDIFITAIDQNFFLNNDGDNTFTEMAVDFEINNTGWSWGVKFSDFDLDGDEDLYIVNGFDFGNRYAEPNFYYRSSFAQGEDKFEDVSSQLELNEVTTSVEAIDWDYDNDGDIDLFVTNSNSESFLYENKTLNFDTTDSDIHFFKIKLEGTASNRDAIGTILTITTANGTLKRNYSGIGVLSQSLQPVHFGLGEASNILSLEIKWPSGLVETFLNLTVDTTIKATEGQGYEVLDVIPSQKIYGCTDALSCTYNPNATINDDSCTYLASNTILGNLSSSFLATETYSCSIGSASIANWIVSGGEIISGQGTDTITVKWHLEESGSVSVIEVSEQCNSLQTSVQVSLGIDNLPEDVSIARLWNEALLQAIRKDYARPTIHARNLFHSSVAMYDIWAIYDDVATPYLIGNTVHGFHSTLDDFVPSESIEESKKIAISFAMYRLLSHRFQNSPNLEVTQARFELLMDKLGYDTSFTSLLYDDGDAAALGNFVGQTLIDYGMQDGSREATGYDNAYYEPINQPYALDLFYNAPINDPNRWQPLALETFIDQSGNLVDGSVPPFLSPEWGNVSSFALTDEDKTTYERDGDIYNVYHDPSNPPNISVTENTPESQAYKWGFSMVSVWQSHLDPTDNVMWDISPSSIGNVDISTFPTNYVDYPDYYDFIEGGANSHGHAINPVTGNAYEPNIVPRGDYARVLAEFWADGPDSETPPGHWFTLLNYVNDHPQFEKRFKGEGDVLDPLEWDVKSYFILGGGMHDAAIAGWSIKGWYDYIRPISALRYMAEQGQSTDPSLDNYNVSGIELVDGYIEVVEEGDPLAGYFDMDVGKIKLYSWKGHDYISNTETDQAGVGWILAEDWYPYQRPTFVTPPFAGFVSGHSTYSRAAAELMTMMTGDEFFPGGLAEFVAKKNEFLVFEEGPSQDVVLQWATYRDASDQTSLSRIWGGIHPPADDIPGRFIGQAVAEESFSFAVPYFEGEALHFDEDVLNIGVYPNPTTNNELNISNTNTNDVITVFDMRGRKIEIQDSRYDGPTKTTTIKLTGAETGLYLLKVNTYSKMIVVNN
- a CDS encoding DUF4349 domain-containing protein, which produces MKRKSLKTVLILWSVAILLVACHQSESSENFALKSVDVEANFEAVEIDDVESNDNSIPEFKNLKIIKSANVRYKVTDVKIATERVKHISHAYNSYISDLRFENNLYKKENRFTLKVPSKDFDIIMDSISSVAEFIEYENITTKDVTSEFIDVEARLKTKFEVKERYETILRTKAKSVEDLLGVEEKLQRIQEEIESSQGQLKYLTNKVAFSTIQIDLYETVEYKEEPEHYKKTFVAEIKEGFTSGWDILKLFFVGLVYIWPFIVIGIVVFILIKKRVKK
- a CDS encoding ABC transporter ATP-binding protein, with protein sequence MIEVKDLKKSFGDTQILKGITTSFEKGKTNLVIGQSGSGKTVFLKCLLGLFEYESGSISYEGKNFSKLSRNEKTNLRSEMGMVFQGSALFDSMTIAENVMFPLRMFTKQSKSEMEDRVDEVLKRVNLDDAHKKMPSEASGGMQKRVAIARAIVNRPKYLFCDEPNSGLDPKTAIVIDNLIQEITDEFNITTVVNTHDMNSVMEIGEKIVFLKNGLLEWEGSSETIFRTDNEAVTNFVYSSELFRKVRKMYLEESE